In Chitinophaga sp. HK235, a single window of DNA contains:
- a CDS encoding phosphatase PAP2 family protein: protein MKKMILTTGLALGTMTSTLKAQMKADSLSQTVKDTFHLTVTPPPAIRSTAAGLVVPAVMIGYGFAALNMHSLVDLNHSTNKELIEHNPDFHTSIDNYLQYTPVAAVYVLNAAGIHGKHNFRDRTIILGITAVLTAGSVEAVKHLSHEVRPDGSDNLSFPSGHTATAFASAEFLRQEYKDVSPWYGVAGYAAATATGALRMYNNKHWFSDVVAGAGFGILSTKAAYWVYPWIQRKLFKNSTNGHASTTVLPYYNAQWHSAGLSVVLFPR, encoded by the coding sequence ATGAAAAAGATGATACTTACAACTGGCCTGGCCCTGGGCACCATGACCAGCACTTTAAAAGCCCAGATGAAGGCAGATTCCCTCTCTCAAACCGTTAAAGATACTTTTCACCTGACCGTAACACCCCCACCGGCTATTCGTAGTACCGCCGCTGGTCTGGTAGTACCGGCAGTGATGATCGGTTACGGTTTTGCAGCCCTGAACATGCATTCCCTGGTAGATCTCAATCACTCCACCAATAAGGAATTAATAGAACATAATCCTGATTTCCATACCAGTATTGACAACTATCTGCAATATACACCCGTAGCTGCAGTGTATGTGCTGAATGCGGCGGGTATACATGGGAAACATAATTTCCGCGACCGTACTATTATTCTCGGGATTACAGCCGTGCTTACTGCCGGATCTGTAGAAGCAGTAAAACATCTTTCTCATGAAGTAAGACCTGATGGCAGCGATAATCTGTCTTTTCCATCCGGACATACTGCTACTGCATTCGCTTCCGCAGAATTTCTCCGGCAGGAATACAAAGATGTATCCCCCTGGTATGGCGTAGCGGGTTATGCTGCCGCTACTGCTACAGGAGCACTAAGAATGTACAATAATAAACACTGGTTCAGTGATGTGGTGGCCGGAGCAGGTTTTGGTATTTTGAGTACCAAAGCCGCGTATTGGGTATATCCGTGGATACAGCGCAAATTGTTTAAGAACAGCACTAACGGGCATGCTAGTACGACAGTACTGCCTTATTACAATGCACAATGGCACAGCGCAGGATTAAGCGTAGTATTATTTCCCAGATAA
- a CDS encoding FUSC family protein, whose product MVNKARLQRLLIYAAKCVSGVLVVLLLSWLLDYKDVVWVLISVMLVLSPDGSDAMTLAVTRIKANVIGAASGFLLLLFHPNLLITMSIAVCVTVVLCNLFKLEAATRTALAATIIVMTHEAGAHLWDTAVGRVISVLTGCLLGLLITFIFHNRYTKQTAEMIFSITDRGGE is encoded by the coding sequence ATGGTCAATAAAGCAAGATTACAACGGTTACTGATTTACGCTGCCAAATGTGTGAGTGGCGTACTGGTAGTGCTGCTTCTCTCGTGGCTGCTGGATTATAAAGATGTAGTGTGGGTGCTGATATCGGTGATGCTGGTTTTATCGCCTGATGGCTCTGATGCCATGACACTGGCCGTGACCCGTATCAAAGCAAATGTAATAGGGGCTGCATCCGGTTTTTTGCTTTTGTTGTTTCATCCCAATCTATTGATCACGATGAGTATAGCCGTATGCGTGACAGTGGTGTTATGTAACCTGTTCAAACTGGAAGCGGCTACCCGTACGGCACTGGCAGCCACCATCATTGTAATGACCCATGAGGCCGGGGCCCATCTGTGGGATACCGCTGTAGGCCGGGTAATATCAGTACTCACAGGTTGTCTGCTCGGTCTTCTGATTACCTTTATCTTTCATAACCGGTATACCAAACAAACCGCCGAAATGATTTTCTCCATCACCGACCGTGGAGGCGAATAA
- a CDS encoding PCMD domain-containing protein → MAAVIGLLQACIKEAPVNPEADIETFAVDKEQLTGDVFIDHANGTILVYLTPDAYKQGIAPTLTLSAGATVTPASGDSIHFDSTHVNQYVVTAADGIHQKTYKVEGIDNGLWKWDFEKWMLNPKDKYQYLINDDSTVLWSSGNPGIAMAGVPKDPKEYPLRATTDAYHGQYAAEMVTRKGTALSGIMGIKLFAGSLFLGVFESKNALTQPLKATQFGQPYRGEPLRFTGYYKYQPGASYQDKSGTIIPGMTDSCSIYAILYTGTSRLDATNIQTSDRIVAKAVLPDGSARPQWTRFDIPFVITRKISHSEKMMMAIVASSSKDGDSYKGAIGSRLVLDSLQIVHQ, encoded by the coding sequence ATGGCAGCTGTTATCGGTTTATTACAGGCCTGTATAAAAGAAGCACCTGTAAATCCCGAGGCTGACATTGAAACCTTTGCCGTTGACAAAGAACAACTGACCGGAGATGTGTTTATTGACCATGCTAACGGGACTATTCTGGTGTACCTGACACCTGATGCTTACAAACAGGGGATAGCCCCTACACTCACCCTTTCTGCCGGCGCTACCGTTACACCCGCATCCGGCGACTCTATCCACTTTGACAGTACCCACGTAAATCAATATGTGGTGACGGCCGCCGACGGCATCCATCAAAAAACCTACAAGGTGGAAGGTATCGATAATGGTCTTTGGAAATGGGACTTTGAAAAGTGGATGCTGAATCCTAAAGACAAATACCAATACCTGATCAATGACGACAGCACGGTGCTATGGTCTTCAGGAAACCCTGGCATTGCCATGGCCGGTGTGCCTAAAGACCCGAAAGAGTATCCGCTCAGAGCTACTACCGATGCCTATCACGGACAATATGCTGCTGAAATGGTAACCCGCAAAGGGACCGCCCTGTCTGGTATTATGGGCATCAAACTGTTTGCCGGCTCACTTTTCCTGGGTGTATTTGAAAGCAAGAATGCTCTTACGCAGCCCCTGAAAGCCACACAATTCGGACAGCCGTACCGCGGAGAACCGCTACGCTTTACCGGCTACTACAAATACCAGCCCGGTGCCAGTTATCAGGACAAGTCCGGTACCATTATCCCGGGCATGACCGATTCCTGCTCTATTTATGCTATCCTGTATACCGGAACATCCCGACTGGATGCTACTAATATACAGACCTCAGACAGGATCGTCGCAAAAGCGGTTTTACCGGATGGCTCTGCACGTCCCCAATGGACCCGCTTTGATATCCCGTTTGTCATCACCCGGAAAATCAGCCACTCAGAAAAAATGATGATGGCCATCGTGGCCTCCTCCAGTAAAGATGGAGACAGCTACAAGGGCGCTATCGGCAGCCGCCTGGTACTGGATAGCCTCCAAATCGTTCACCAATAA
- a CDS encoding outer membrane beta-barrel protein: MNIKFKGLLAVMLFTAGQLFAQENNSNNKNTPTFTPGLEHRILAGFNFGATAPVGLPNTIRRINSFWPEFSPSLGYELSYRITSKWGASLAVKLDYKGMGTKDEVQYFPTIITTEDGGSFSGNFSGKNKTIVRNAYVAFPLNATFTPNAKWRFSLGGYAAWLFSSNFYGTVSDGYIRNGGPTGEKVIIDKATFDFGIDVRKFDIGLQGGAMRKVGRKLEVMGNLSWGLKPIFPDDFKGLDFPLYNIYLTLGVAYKI; encoded by the coding sequence ATGAATATAAAATTCAAAGGACTGTTGGCCGTTATGCTGTTTACAGCCGGACAACTGTTTGCGCAGGAAAATAACAGTAATAATAAAAATACGCCCACCTTTACACCTGGCCTGGAACATCGTATTCTGGCCGGGTTTAACTTCGGCGCTACCGCACCGGTAGGATTACCCAACACTATCCGCCGGATCAATAGTTTCTGGCCTGAATTCAGTCCCTCCCTGGGATATGAACTGTCTTACCGCATTACCTCCAAATGGGGCGCTTCACTGGCGGTAAAACTCGACTATAAGGGAATGGGCACTAAAGATGAGGTACAGTATTTCCCTACCATCATTACCACAGAAGATGGAGGCAGCTTTTCGGGTAACTTCAGCGGCAAAAACAAAACAATAGTGCGCAACGCCTATGTAGCTTTCCCGCTGAACGCCACTTTTACACCTAATGCCAAATGGCGCTTCAGCCTTGGTGGTTATGCCGCATGGCTGTTCAGCTCCAATTTTTATGGTACCGTATCCGATGGTTATATCCGCAATGGCGGCCCTACCGGCGAGAAAGTAATCATCGACAAAGCTACCTTCGACTTTGGTATCGATGTACGGAAATTCGATATTGGTTTGCAAGGCGGCGCCATGCGAAAGGTAGGCCGTAAGCTCGAAGTGATGGGCAACCTATCATGGGGATTAAAGCCCATTTTTCCGGATGACTTTAAAGGATTGGATTTCCCATTGTACAATATCTATCTGACACTGGGAGTGGCTTATAAAATCTAA
- a CDS encoding S10 family peptidase → MNAINKAIWLPLLATGLAGLQPALAQQPAKPAPKTELTGANPGLSLNPDTAVTSFHDVTIKGQKVPYKAIAGTQPVWDQDGKVMAGLFYTYYERTDVKDRTSRPLVISFNGGPGTPSVWMQIAYTGPRLLNIDDEGYPVQPYGIHENPQSILDIADIVYIDPANTGFSRINKDAPRDKFFGVNADIKYLAEWINTFVSRHNRWASPKYLIGESYGTTRVSGLALELQNAQWMYLNGVILVSPTDLGISRNGPVDAALSLPYYAATAWYHKALTADLQQKDLTAMLPEVENFTIHELIPAISQGGFLDEQKRKEIAGRMARYSGLSEKVILQHNLNIPPDFFWKELLRDRGYTVGRLDSRYLGQDKEDAGNNPDYNAELTSWLHAFTPAINIYLREELKFPTDLKYMMFGPVHPWDRNGDKTGENLRQAMAANPYLNVMIQSGYYDGACDYFNAKYSMWQLDPGGKLKGRLSWKGYRSGHMMYLRKDDLTTGNDDIRDFIKKSLPKAGQPAKY, encoded by the coding sequence ATGAACGCAATCAACAAGGCCATATGGCTGCCACTGCTGGCAACCGGACTGGCAGGGCTGCAACCGGCATTAGCGCAACAACCCGCTAAACCCGCGCCCAAAACAGAACTCACAGGAGCCAACCCTGGTCTATCTCTTAATCCGGACACAGCTGTCACCAGTTTTCATGACGTCACTATCAAAGGACAAAAAGTCCCTTATAAAGCCATCGCCGGCACCCAGCCTGTATGGGACCAGGATGGTAAAGTGATGGCCGGTCTCTTTTATACTTATTATGAAAGAACAGATGTAAAAGACCGTACCTCCCGGCCGCTGGTAATCTCTTTCAACGGCGGCCCCGGTACACCCTCTGTCTGGATGCAGATCGCCTACACCGGTCCCCGCCTCCTGAATATCGATGATGAGGGTTATCCGGTACAACCCTATGGCATACACGAAAATCCACAGTCTATTCTCGATATTGCAGACATCGTGTACATAGATCCCGCCAATACCGGTTTTTCAAGGATCAATAAAGATGCACCGCGCGATAAATTCTTCGGTGTTAATGCCGATATAAAATATCTGGCCGAATGGATCAATACCTTTGTGTCCAGGCATAATCGCTGGGCCTCTCCCAAATACCTGATCGGCGAAAGTTATGGGACTACCCGTGTGTCCGGTCTCGCATTGGAATTACAGAATGCACAGTGGATGTATCTGAACGGCGTAATACTGGTATCTCCCACCGATCTGGGTATTTCCCGCAACGGCCCTGTGGATGCAGCTTTGAGCCTGCCTTATTATGCAGCTACCGCCTGGTACCACAAAGCCCTGACAGCAGACCTCCAGCAAAAAGACCTGACAGCCATGCTGCCTGAAGTGGAGAACTTCACCATTCACGAATTGATTCCAGCCATCAGCCAGGGCGGCTTCCTGGATGAACAGAAAAGGAAAGAGATAGCCGGCCGTATGGCCCGTTACTCCGGCCTTTCCGAGAAAGTGATCCTGCAACATAACCTGAACATACCGCCCGACTTCTTCTGGAAAGAACTGCTGAGAGACAGAGGTTATACCGTAGGCCGCCTGGATTCACGCTATCTGGGACAGGACAAGGAAGACGCCGGCAATAATCCCGACTACAACGCAGAGTTGACTTCCTGGCTCCATGCCTTTACACCGGCTATCAACATCTACCTGCGGGAAGAGCTCAAATTCCCTACTGACCTGAAGTATATGATGTTCGGCCCGGTACATCCCTGGGACCGCAATGGAGATAAAACAGGTGAAAACCTGCGCCAGGCAATGGCTGCCAACCCTTACCTGAACGTGATGATACAGTCCGGTTACTACGATGGTGCCTGTGACTACTTCAACGCCAAATACAGCATGTGGCAACTGGACCCTGGCGGAAAGCTTAAAGGCCGGCTGTCCTGGAAAGGCTACCGTAGCGGTCATATGATGTACCTCCGCAAAGATGACCTGACCACCGGCAATGATGATATCCGCGATTTCATTAAGAAATCCCTGCCTAAAGCCGGCCAGCCAGCCAAATACTAA
- a CDS encoding AraC family transcriptional regulator, protein MEDFKPEMIIEEVDKIPESAYIWHWKTEHHFPFHKHNKGQLTYVEGGVAFLYTRDKTYFLPARHYMWVPAGVEHYFAHRYPANFVRTIYFFLDEDDEQDPFYRRTGIYPVNNLLLEMILYTAKWDKDVLPGSKGYRFVKAIKNILPDISTSPLPINLPTTDNSRLQPVLKYIQANLAEPLTLESISAAFNISERTLTRLFRSTMDISFFQYLKLARMIRAMGYLLETEKTISEIAWDTGYNSVSAFSNTFFKLVGKRPSDFQLR, encoded by the coding sequence ATGGAAGATTTTAAACCAGAAATGATCATTGAGGAAGTGGATAAGATCCCGGAATCTGCCTATATATGGCATTGGAAAACGGAACATCACTTCCCCTTCCATAAGCATAACAAAGGACAACTCACCTATGTTGAAGGAGGTGTTGCCTTTTTATATACACGGGACAAGACCTACTTTCTCCCTGCCCGCCACTATATGTGGGTACCGGCAGGGGTAGAACATTATTTTGCCCATCGTTATCCCGCCAATTTTGTGCGGACTATTTACTTTTTTTTAGATGAAGATGATGAACAGGACCCGTTTTACCGGCGCACTGGTATTTATCCGGTAAACAACTTGTTGCTGGAGATGATCCTCTATACAGCCAAATGGGATAAAGATGTGCTACCTGGCTCCAAAGGCTACCGGTTTGTCAAAGCCATTAAAAACATTCTGCCGGATATCAGTACCTCACCGCTGCCCATCAATCTGCCTACCACCGACAATTCCAGATTGCAGCCTGTACTCAAATACATACAGGCCAACCTGGCTGAACCGCTTACGCTGGAGAGTATCAGCGCAGCCTTCAATATCAGCGAACGTACGCTTACCCGGCTGTTCCGTTCCACAATGGACATCTCTTTTTTCCAGTACCTGAAGCTGGCCCGCATGATCCGGGCGATGGGTTATCTGTTGGAAACAGAAAAGACAATCAGTGAAATAGCCTGGGACACAGGCTACAACAGTGTATCCGCTTTCAGCAATACTTTCTTTAAACTGGTCGGCAAACGCCCATCAGATTTTCAGCTGCGCTGA
- a CDS encoding TolC family protein, producing MLTALFTSKTAIGQNPEQSPITLTDVWNKAAVYNKQLQMQYLRVQGTQQQVKAARDERLPEIKANGTYARVSNLAIYDKGLFNAPSQFPVVHQFYQIGADAYLNLYNGGKTSREIQVRQTESELAQEQSNLTGTEIRYKAAGHYLDIYRFRMYEKVLLQDIKEREKELEEIRQLMKNGVVLKSDVLRAELKLSKQKVTLLEIRNSLQIANQRLNIMIGQSDSIDNKLALDTLDLSSIPQKSYEAYLADANEHSFAFKISEKETALSELKLKEVKSNILPKVGLYAEYAYTYPQIQFFPYAISLYGLGQVGVKAGMPISALYQNKHKREAARINLERQEIEHADTQDQVRQEVRAAYLRYTEALERIRVAQENILQAQENFRIVNNTYFNQLSLLTDLLDAETQLLQSRFDLTTAEVTAQLQYYQLLKATGNL from the coding sequence TTGCTTACCGCATTATTTACCAGCAAAACAGCCATTGGTCAGAACCCTGAGCAAAGCCCCATAACGTTAACGGATGTATGGAATAAAGCCGCAGTTTACAACAAACAATTGCAGATGCAATATCTCCGTGTACAAGGCACCCAACAGCAGGTTAAAGCCGCCAGAGATGAGCGTCTTCCGGAAATAAAAGCAAATGGAACTTACGCCAGAGTGTCTAACCTGGCCATCTACGACAAGGGGTTGTTTAATGCCCCATCCCAGTTTCCGGTAGTACATCAATTCTATCAGATAGGAGCAGATGCCTATCTCAACCTTTACAATGGCGGTAAAACATCCCGGGAAATACAGGTCAGACAAACAGAAAGCGAGCTGGCTCAGGAACAAAGCAATCTTACCGGTACAGAAATAAGATACAAGGCGGCAGGTCATTATCTGGACATATACCGGTTTCGCATGTACGAAAAAGTATTGTTGCAGGATATTAAAGAAAGAGAAAAAGAACTGGAAGAGATCCGGCAGCTAATGAAGAACGGCGTGGTGCTGAAAAGCGATGTGTTGCGCGCCGAACTGAAACTCTCCAAACAGAAAGTAACCCTGCTGGAAATACGTAACAGCCTGCAGATCGCCAACCAGCGGCTCAATATCATGATCGGGCAGTCAGACAGTATCGACAACAAACTGGCGCTGGACACGCTGGACCTTTCCTCCATACCGCAGAAGAGTTATGAAGCATATCTGGCAGATGCTAATGAGCATTCTTTTGCCTTTAAGATTTCAGAGAAGGAAACAGCCCTGAGCGAATTAAAACTTAAAGAGGTAAAATCCAATATACTACCTAAAGTAGGCCTGTATGCCGAATACGCCTATACGTACCCGCAAATCCAGTTCTTCCCTTATGCCATCAGTCTGTATGGTTTGGGACAGGTAGGCGTGAAAGCCGGTATGCCTATTTCGGCGCTGTACCAGAACAAACATAAAAGAGAAGCCGCCAGGATCAACCTGGAACGCCAGGAGATAGAACATGCTGATACCCAGGACCAGGTACGCCAGGAAGTAAGAGCGGCTTATCTCCGTTATACAGAAGCACTGGAACGTATAAGGGTGGCACAGGAGAATATTCTTCAGGCACAGGAAAATTTCCGGATCGTCAATAATACCTACTTCAACCAGCTGTCTTTACTCACGGACCTGCTGGACGCCGAAACACAGCTGCTGCAGTCCCGCTTCGACCTCACCACGGCAGAGGTGACTGCACAACTGCAATACTATCAATTACTGAAAGCAACTGGCAACCTTTAA
- a CDS encoding HlyD family secretion protein: protein MSNTNTKTNTNKTDRIISRITTVVASIVVICLAIWGVKTLLHQWKFEETNDAQIDEYINPVVAKVTGYVQEIRYEENQVVKKGDTLVLIDASEYAAQQQEADAALVNAEAQVSVIQSNVNTAGEMAKVYQSQIAAAKAKLRNQQQEYDRYKKLYDVESATKQQLDKVEAALEVARSDYNTSVGAYNAALAKINDARVQQSALQAEIKRRAAVVEKNNLTVSYTVITAPYNGKMGRRTIQPGQLLQAGQTLAYIVDWEAGKWVIANFKETQIRHMTIGETADIVVDAFPGKTFTGKIESLSGATGSRFSLLPPDNATGNFVKIAQRIPVRIRINGTPEELKALSAGMSVNVSVSKVRH, encoded by the coding sequence ATGAGCAACACAAACACTAAAACGAACACGAACAAAACAGACAGGATTATCTCGAGGATCACCACAGTTGTTGCCTCCATTGTTGTGATATGCCTTGCCATATGGGGCGTGAAAACACTGCTGCACCAATGGAAATTTGAAGAAACCAATGACGCACAGATTGATGAATATATTAACCCTGTTGTGGCTAAGGTGACCGGGTACGTGCAGGAAATCCGCTACGAGGAAAACCAGGTAGTAAAAAAAGGCGATACCCTGGTGCTGATAGACGCCAGCGAGTATGCCGCGCAGCAACAGGAAGCAGATGCAGCCCTCGTGAATGCTGAAGCCCAGGTAAGCGTGATACAGAGTAATGTAAACACCGCCGGCGAAATGGCCAAAGTATACCAGTCGCAAATTGCGGCCGCCAAAGCGAAACTGCGCAACCAGCAGCAGGAATACGATCGTTACAAAAAACTGTACGATGTGGAGTCTGCCACCAAACAGCAGCTGGATAAGGTAGAAGCCGCACTGGAAGTGGCCCGTTCAGACTATAATACGTCAGTAGGTGCTTACAACGCAGCCCTGGCAAAAATCAATGATGCCCGTGTACAACAGAGTGCGCTTCAGGCAGAAATCAAAAGAAGAGCAGCAGTAGTTGAAAAAAACAACCTCACTGTTTCCTATACTGTTATCACGGCACCCTACAACGGCAAAATGGGACGCCGTACCATACAGCCCGGACAGCTGTTGCAGGCAGGACAAACACTTGCCTATATCGTAGACTGGGAAGCCGGTAAATGGGTGATTGCCAATTTCAAGGAAACACAGATCCGCCATATGACCATTGGTGAAACCGCAGATATTGTGGTGGATGCTTTTCCGGGCAAGACTTTTACCGGTAAGATAGAATCTCTGTCCGGAGCCACCGGCAGCCGTTTTTCTCTGTTGCCTCCGGACAACGCTACTGGTAACTTCGTCAAGATAGCCCAGCGTATTCCGGTGCGTATCCGGATCAATGGTACGCCGGAAGAGCTGAAAGCGTTATCTGCCGGTATGAGTGTGAATGTATCCGTGTCTAAAGTCCGTCACTGA
- a CDS encoding MFS transporter, producing MSKGKRIFRPWAPEWLTRLTIFLVLLPTVMLFALSTANVGAATGFYGVEPADIQFSMLLYYAALASFTPLERRFFSRVSTKEYFLICLVLQVLISYACYHTRMLPVLFACRFLQGVVNCGVTSICLTLLFGGLKSEHAREIGYTLFYTMILCSASLTSLVTAPLVDNYEYNVLYKMIIYTFVPGAILLLLLMNKVHLVRRVPLYQLDWASFFLYSPILILFAYVVTYGQQYYWLQDESIVWSIVAIIFLMIVFVTRQLTRKRPFIHQEVFLSRAFLFGIFLIGMLYLIRGAFSITTTYFSTVLGMDPINLYELLIYNILGILIGAVIAGRLIIKKRPMQFIWLAGFFLLLLFHGGMYFLFASEADMRTFIVPLLLQGMGAGMVFTPILLFTISSVPEGISQSAAAVGVFIRFAFFGISTALLNYFSLFYSKIHGMRLSDHISPTDYGLQERLNLYQSSLAARGMQPDLAAKAATGLLDKALQKQAFLRYAMDYYEMVVILILGLMLLIIMAPFINRIIIDVKAKQPAAATF from the coding sequence ATGAGTAAGGGTAAACGTATTTTCAGACCATGGGCACCGGAATGGCTGACCAGGCTAACCATCTTCCTGGTACTGCTTCCTACCGTTATGTTGTTTGCGCTGTCTACTGCTAATGTAGGGGCAGCTACAGGATTCTATGGCGTAGAGCCGGCAGATATTCAGTTTTCCATGCTGTTGTATTATGCAGCACTGGCCAGTTTTACGCCGCTGGAACGGCGTTTTTTCAGCCGTGTTTCCACCAAGGAGTATTTCCTCATCTGCCTGGTTTTGCAGGTGCTGATCAGTTATGCCTGTTATCATACCAGAATGTTACCAGTACTCTTTGCATGTCGCTTTTTACAGGGAGTAGTAAACTGCGGGGTCACCAGTATCTGTCTGACACTGCTTTTCGGGGGATTGAAATCAGAGCATGCGCGGGAAATAGGGTACACACTTTTTTATACAATGATTCTGTGTTCGGCTTCCTTAACCTCGCTGGTGACAGCGCCTCTTGTAGATAATTATGAATACAATGTATTGTATAAAATGATCATCTACACTTTTGTACCGGGTGCCATCTTGTTACTGTTGCTGATGAACAAGGTGCATCTGGTGAGAAGGGTTCCGCTGTATCAGCTGGACTGGGCGAGCTTTTTCCTATACAGCCCCATCCTGATTCTGTTCGCTTATGTGGTCACCTATGGTCAGCAATACTATTGGCTGCAGGATGAATCCATTGTATGGAGCATTGTAGCGATCATCTTCCTGATGATCGTTTTTGTAACCCGGCAGCTTACACGTAAACGACCATTTATTCACCAGGAAGTATTTCTGTCGAGGGCTTTCCTGTTTGGCATATTCCTCATTGGGATGCTTTATCTGATCAGAGGAGCATTCAGTATCACCACCACCTATTTTTCAACGGTACTGGGCATGGACCCTATCAATCTGTATGAGCTGCTTATTTATAATATACTAGGCATATTGATCGGGGCTGTTATTGCCGGAAGGCTGATAATAAAGAAACGACCTATGCAGTTTATCTGGCTGGCCGGTTTTTTTCTGTTATTGCTTTTTCACGGAGGGATGTATTTCCTCTTTGCCTCGGAAGCGGACATGCGTACTTTTATTGTACCGCTGCTGCTGCAGGGAATGGGCGCGGGAATGGTGTTTACACCGATTTTGTTGTTTACGATATCCTCAGTGCCTGAAGGTATCAGCCAGTCGGCTGCTGCTGTAGGGGTGTTTATCCGTTTTGCCTTCTTTGGGATAAGCACGGCGCTGCTCAACTACTTCTCCCTGTTCTATTCCAAAATCCATGGCATGCGTTTGAGTGATCATATTTCCCCTACAGACTATGGATTGCAGGAGCGTTTGAACCTGTATCAATCAAGCCTCGCAGCAAGAGGGATGCAGCCCGATCTTGCTGCAAAGGCGGCCACAGGTCTGCTGGACAAGGCATTACAAAAACAGGCTTTTCTGAGATATGCCATGGACTATTATGAAATGGTGGTGATATTGATTCTGGGATTGATGTTGCTCATTATTATGGCGCCGTTTATTAACCGCATTATCATTGATGTAAAGGCTAAACAACCAGCTGCTGCAACGTTTTAA
- a CDS encoding TlpA disulfide reductase family protein → MKLSTSTRIILLLTGLYTSSYAQQKNVIIKGTVIGDTKGYNRIDMYSRNPDRYDSLTVINKTFTLELPFEAPYRQMFSSLHDSKVLGGYAPQGILIDKPGTYQVIAKIDSTGTRFSATNGDAQQVYAAFSADMDIAWKTNEKTLQQKYGKDILKRLNGKGEPNAAAAADMEALENASAKKLVTQYVSKHPGSYAAAVILQRNSRALDNTTLATLYQRLSPAIKSLREAAAVATEISARKLSVDGATPADFVLKNAADQSIRLSDYKGKYLLIDFWASWCGPCRASFPHMRELYSQYKGKNFEILSISTDRDKAAWLKAMKEDNNPWAQAHDPKSEVAKDLFNVQVLPTLYLISPEGKIIAQKLEGTTLDKKLQELLQ, encoded by the coding sequence ATGAAACTCTCAACAAGCACCCGTATCATACTGCTGCTCACTGGTTTGTATACCAGCAGCTATGCTCAGCAGAAAAATGTTATTATCAAAGGCACCGTCATTGGCGACACCAAAGGATACAATCGTATAGACATGTACTCCCGGAATCCCGACAGATATGATTCTTTGACGGTGATAAACAAGACCTTTACGCTGGAACTACCTTTTGAAGCACCTTACCGACAGATGTTTTCCTCTCTGCATGATTCCAAAGTGCTGGGTGGTTATGCGCCGCAGGGCATTCTCATCGATAAACCCGGTACTTACCAGGTGATTGCAAAAATAGACAGCACCGGCACCCGGTTTTCCGCTACCAATGGAGATGCCCAGCAGGTATATGCTGCATTTTCTGCAGACATGGACATAGCCTGGAAAACAAATGAAAAAACACTACAGCAGAAATATGGCAAAGACATTTTAAAACGACTGAATGGCAAGGGAGAGCCTAACGCCGCCGCAGCAGCAGATATGGAAGCATTGGAAAATGCATCCGCAAAAAAGCTGGTAACGCAATATGTCAGCAAACATCCAGGCTCTTATGCAGCAGCTGTCATCCTGCAGCGCAACAGCCGCGCTCTCGATAATACAACACTGGCCACACTTTACCAGCGGCTTAGCCCCGCTATTAAATCACTGCGGGAAGCTGCAGCGGTGGCCACTGAAATCTCTGCCCGGAAGCTCAGCGTTGACGGCGCTACACCGGCTGATTTTGTATTAAAGAATGCTGCTGATCAAAGTATACGGTTGTCAGACTATAAAGGCAAATATCTGCTGATCGATTTCTGGGCCAGCTGGTGCGGCCCCTGCAGAGCGTCTTTTCCACATATGCGGGAACTGTACAGCCAATACAAAGGGAAGAATTTTGAAATACTCAGCATCTCCACTGACCGTGATAAGGCAGCCTGGCTAAAAGCGATGAAAGAAGATAACAATCCCTGGGCACAGGCACATGATCCCAAAAGTGAAGTAGCCAAAGACCTGTTTAATGTACAGGTGTTACCCACACTGTATCTTATAAGTCCGGAAGGCAAAATCATCGCCCAAAAGCTCGAAGGCACAACACTTGATAAAAAACTGCAGGAGCTCTTGCAATAA